From Methanomassiliicoccales archaeon LGM-RCC1, one genomic window encodes:
- a CDS encoding Fic family protein, which yields MLSNESLDKAEFDLMKEIWTVSALDGIRSSFYGKELEAAERGVRIGNAILHDKESIPVGETRIQSIIDGDQPLSHSEHLIAGYDRAMRMIIRDYERLDFDEKSLLSIHRILFSDLLCEKGKFRIGSENAISYLFESYRSQTTEALAYIPGLMERFSQIEPFRDGNKRMRSLVTTLLLLKNGYHAHIYVGLDESLPLLEALVSSYNELDRRYPIVDNRKVKKRDRILHIIETSPAPLKKRDICACIPDVSIRTADVVLSDLLEQNKIEKLGTFKDAKYILI from the coding sequence ATGCTATCGAATGAATCTCTTGACAAGGCCGAATTCGACCTGATGAAGGAAATCTGGACCGTCAGCGCCTTGGATGGGATCAGGAGCTCATTCTACGGCAAGGAACTCGAAGCTGCCGAGAGAGGCGTCCGTATCGGTAACGCCATCCTCCACGACAAAGAGAGCATCCCTGTAGGCGAGACCCGTATCCAATCCATCATAGACGGTGACCAACCGCTATCGCACAGCGAGCATCTAATCGCAGGATACGACAGGGCCATGCGCATGATCATACGCGACTACGAGCGCCTGGATTTCGACGAGAAGAGCCTTCTCAGCATCCACAGGATTCTGTTCTCCGATCTCCTCTGCGAGAAAGGTAAGTTCAGGATCGGATCGGAGAATGCGATATCCTACCTGTTCGAAAGCTACAGATCTCAGACCACGGAAGCCCTGGCCTATATCCCCGGACTCATGGAGAGGTTCTCCCAGATAGAGCCCTTCAGGGACGGTAACAAGAGGATGAGATCCCTGGTGACCACACTGCTTCTTCTCAAGAACGGATACCACGCGCACATCTACGTCGGTCTCGATGAGAGCCTGCCGCTGTTGGAGGCCCTTGTCAGCAGCTACAACGAACTGGACAGAAGGTATCCGATAGTCGACAACCGCAAGGTGAAGAAGAGGGACAGGATCCTCCACATCATAGAGACCTCCCCCGCTCCGCTGAAGAAGAGGGACATCTGCGCATGCATCCCAGACGTCAGCATCAGGACGGCCGATGTCGTGCTCTCCGACCTCCTCGAGCAGAACAAGATCGAGAAGCTCGGAACATTCAAAGATGCGAAATACATCCTGATCTGA